cctacacttgcataattaggtatatcgtatGTACACAGTGGTGGTCTACTCGACTATGAAACAAATTGGCCTAGAAAAACTATTTGACCGAGACTCAAATTCGTTTTGTCtgaatatatttagtaatttttttatggtaatacatgcttattagttattatgaaattgtatagaacataatattggtctcaaattagtattttctaaacaataatctaaattaatgtaatagttttttttttttaatctaataaatcacttttatttttaacaatgtaaataatatcttcaacgtcaatattattttctaaagccACAAAGCAGGACTAACCTAcctccaattattattatttattataataaattacagccCACTGCCCACTAGGTACTAGCAGCCGCGCAACACAGGGAAAAGTACTGATATCCCATCGGCATAGACCGCCATcactgtatacctactatatacaataatacacgtcatattattatttattatatatttatattatataagttgctAGACGAAAACCGGGAAAAACGCTCTGCTGTATCGCCAGTATGTCTGTATAGTACCGGGTCGAGTGTACCTGTCATTGAGTTGGTTACTGTATTATAttggatttattaaatttacaatcttAGTAAATAAGTCTtgacaatattttgtatacgacAAATTGTGTCACTGTATTGGTGGCCACGATCTTGTGACCGGAACGTCACCATGCCCTATTCGTAAATCGATGTGTTCACTGTTACACACTCGGTTTCACGGCTCTTGTACAGTAATTGTACGTATTTGATCAATAACAATCGACCATTATCTACCCCTCGATCGaactcaatttaaatttttcttgccgcaattaaaaaaatatattccaaaataggtacataatatccacaataattaatttttgtgctCTGAACGCCGCAGTGGTGACTTGGACGTGCGTGTACGGGAGAGATCcgcttatattgttttatatacatgTTACGGTAAATGATGTTAAATGGAAATTAACGTTATTCGCcggttattaacgttatttaccAAATGCACAGATAATTATCGTTGTAAACCGGATAATCACGTTAATGACCAAATACAAAGGTAATTGTTGTTATAGATCAGATATATGTACGCAATGAATCTCAAAtactacaatttgaaaaataatgatttttaaaaatagaaaaaatgcaatattattttgtatttatttttacaagctgTACTCACATGACATTtactattgcataatatttcagtaattaattaaaaatgtatatattatacacgtataactctaaagtatcaaaattgtaccaagtttgtcatttttacttaattccacctacggaggattaatataatcaattaatacaaaagcctaacccAACCATACTAagatccgatgaataaaaaaaaacaaatttaacactttttaaattagcctattttcttcccagaggtctaatctacgcacatacattcatttttatctatactaatatataaaatgatagcgtttgtttgtatgttcgggataaactccgaaactactgaaccgatttcgaaaattctttcaccaatacaaagccactttctttgtgagtgtcataggctaatttaaaaagggaagtgatcacctccggtaggtgctcaaacaggaattttgagatttacgatataaatttttgttttttaatggtttctatgggttatatatgttacgggcaaagtaGAAAGTCGGTCATTGTGCACAATGACCGGGCACTGTGCACAATGCCCGATTTTCAAGGGCAAAGTTGGAATAAGTTAACGTTGCCCGGGCATTGTATACAGTGCCCAATTAGATTTGGGCACATTAgattaaatattgaatgttatataaaaaattaaaaataaagatattaaaaatattattaaaaattaataaagttgcacagctttaatatttaattaatttattattaaattacaattattatttatttgctttATTTATTACCACATACACCactattaggacactttgagtTGCAAAGACGACCAGATCTTTTACATTTACACCGGTTGGTCTTACACAATGTATTGCAAGTACACCTATCGTACCCTTGGCCACCCAAATTAGAAGATTTTCTTGCCACTTCTCTTAATGAAATTTGTACTGGTGGTACATCATCAGCCTGGATAAACACCTCTTTACATATTGTGAATTGGTTCCGACTGTAGAGTTGATGTAATCTGCCCTCGTTTGTTccaatttcatataaattatcttttactataaaaaaaattattaatttgaaaattattttaaaattaattaccagAAAGTATAACTCCCAGAATACACCAAAGATCACATCTTGCTCGATCCACAtcaggaatttttattttaacattttctcCTTCTTTTCCTGGAAAAAAACGTTCTTCAGATAAATTCTTCATTTTGTTAGCTTGTACTGTAAGATTTTCAGCAGCATTTGATTGATTTGAAGAAATTGATTCTATTCTCAATTTTATTTGATCGTTTTCATCTTCATCAGAAAAAAGTTGTTTTGCACTGTCCTTATCACTTCCATCACTTTTTTCGTGTTTCTCGTTTATGTTTTCGATATTAATTCCACAGCTTAGAGCTTTTTCTAAATCTTCCTCTGATTTTAAAGTAGAAATTAAATTGGTTGGAATTTGCGTTGATTTTAGGCCAACTTCAGCATGTGTTCCGTATTTCGTATGGCGAACGTTTTGTACCATGGTGAAAACTCCGATTCTTCATAAATTGAACAAATTTAAGACCTTCGCTCCACTTTCTTGAATTATTATCGGCTAACCATGTTGCgagaatattttgaatatcttGGTTGGCCTTTTCAACAGACCCTTGACTTTGTGAGTGTCTAGGCTTTCCGTGGACAATCTTAAGTTCTTCCCACATACTACACAActcaataataactttattggcGAATTCCCTTCCATTATCACTTTGCGAAATTGCCGGGGCtccaaatgttgtaaaaatatcaattaacacGTAGGCTACTTCTTCAGCCCGTTTATGGGTTAATGGTCTAAGAATTACGAACTTCGTAAGGTGATCTTGATAGACCATTATGAACTTGTAATCGCCATCAGGCTGAGCTTGCATGTCTATTAAATCCATTTGACAGCGAGAGTTCAATTCTGATGAAAGTATAGGTTTTACAACTAAACCTTTTTTAATTGTACTGCCTTTTTTTTGACAGTGgtcacataaatttaaaaatatcattatagtctccctgttatatttttatatttcaagttCAATTCATAGTTCATACTCCATACGGTTTCTACCTCCATGTCCCACAGACGTATGTGTTTCATTAAGAAGTTGAAACAATTGTTCTTTGTAaacataatacttaattaaattacctTCGGATACTGGAACTACTAACTTTTCAATCCCtgatatatttacaacatcgtattttttaattaatttgtaaacatcTGCAGTCTTTTTTGTGGTTTTAGTTTTCACATTattcacttttaaaattaattcatcgtattttactttatttaaaaatacagcatttgcatttttgtttaatattttatgttagaaaatagttaaaaacgttgaccaaaagaaaaaataacactaCACGCAACTGCACTACCTACTCTACAATGACAGACTACGCGACGTCGCCGTCGTGACAATAATCATTAGAAAATATCGAATAGGAATTTAATGATTCGATTACCTatgaaatattatctacaatacTGTGTGATCACTTTATCGTTTAGATTACGGATCGGTTAGTACTATCGCAGTTGTCGCGTTGTTgtgtacgaataaaatataattatagttttgtagtgatattattacgtataaatGCAATTTGATATAAAAGTGTGCAGCGCACTGTATAATTCACTTTGCCCACTTGAATCTGGGCAGGGTACACTTTGCCCGTGCAATCGAGTACAATGCACGGTCAATGTATGACaaatttgagtattaaaatgatCATTCTTACATTGGCCAAAATGTTCGGGCATTGTGCACAGTGCCCGGGCATTGTTATACAATGCCCGGATTTCCTACTTTgtccgtaacatatatatagataaaaataattgtatagacgttgttgttgtttttggccatgtcgccaggtatgcacttaagaggccataactccggaaccacttatcccacatcgtacaaacttcacagaaactaTCTACATAACAATCTCAATATGTCCTGaattttttatcgaaatcggttcggtggatcttgagttataaaatgtattcaaatgtacacttatttatatatatgactatagataatataatatgtaatcttttaaaatataatttaatttaaaattataataaataattacttctaaatatatgttttaattattttctatattctcGGCAACAACCCCGATCTAGGGCCGTCCTTATTAGAGGGGGGTGAGCAGGGCCCAGGCCCAGGCCCTGGGCCTCGCGCTTTTTGCTTACATTTGGAGGCCTTGCGTTTGAAAAAAGTGGTAAAATTGGTTTTCGCCCTGCTGGGCCTCGCAAATCCTGAGGACGGTCCTGCCCCGATCTATCAAGAAATTCCTGTGAATGTTCCCGTTTCCGTAACCCTATTCGACTCATATTCAAccatattcaatattcatataacATGACGTAGTAAAAGTAAACACGATCCTAGTTAATCTGGAAAAgtttaaagaaaacaaaaataggGAAATATGATTTAgtagttttgaaataaaaaacaaatcgtagctatataatattttcctgcacctacatttgttttgtttttattagtttataattataggtagttatactAACGTTATTATACTAACGTTtatagttactatataatatatgtatattcaaaCTTAAACTTTCTCcggaaaattgaagcattatcgTACGATTGCATACGATGTGCCTTTTTGGGAACACAGTCAAGTACCTACACGACTATACAACATAACATTACAACAAACAATGGACTGTCAAAACTCAAAGtcaccttaaaatttaaaaatcacacgATTGTGTACGATATTCTGTTACTagtgtaactatattattatttattttgagtcTGAAAATTagtagtaaaaaatttaatttagggactataagattaaaattaaaattttttggatTTCAACCGGCTACCGCCATCGCCTGGTATAATATGCGATTTACCAGCCATTATCTACGGTCGGCTATGTCCTATGATGGGCTACGGTACACCGATTCTACTGGATTTATACATATGAGTGCGGCTGGAGCCTGGATTATCTtgatcataacataatatacgctTTATTGACAGCTTACTAGTTATATATAGTTACGCGGTTTatctttattagtttatttatgacTTTCGACAATAATACTTcgtaaaatttacataatattaacgttagTGCACGctgataggtataggtatgtcACTTATTGCGTGGTACTCATTTGATCATAAGTATAGTGagaaacaattacaattttttaacaactaaaaatgttttttaaaacattgcgTACCTagtgtaatacctattatattatttaggaatACAGTTAGGTGCCTACAAATAAAGGGCAAAAGAAAAATGGAGGTGATCATGCTTGATGGATATATAACTCAGTAgtctgtatactatattatacgtaggtttagcttttaatataacattataacgtgATATTAATTGTAACTTTACATCGTGTGtcgtttaaaaattatctattacACCTCCACCACATgtctatgttttaatattagaaggtaggtatatattatatagtattttacttatttttacttatacaaattttaattttaatttaaaatgacacGACTTTATAATTTAGTATCAGATAAGCAGATGAAAAGTGAAATTGACAgcgtctacatttttttttataccaaaacgaaaatataatcaAGGAATATTCGTTATTGCTAATTAAATTTGTCGGGTAATCATAAACGACaacaaaatatgtgaaataaatCGTtgagtttttttgtaattttgaataacagatattataaaagaaatatttcaaGAGAACACCAGTTCACCACTGCACATCCACTCCCgcaaattagattattattaattcgttCAACTATACGTTTCTACAAACGTACAGGCGTAGATACAATGCGTGATACTGTGATCTAGCGACAAACAGCtgcttacctatatattataggtaaggtCATCATCTGTATTTGTacggtatttaaattttatgcacgttatgaacatttttaaattgtaaagccATAACTCTCTTTAAAAAATGatgtaatatgtaggtacttacaagcacaaatatttttttataagtttgatGATAGGTCATTTCACtgtaatattaaagataatgaGACAAAATTGATTCTACTGATCGTGAATTCGTATGCGCTTCATGTAAGACGGATCTATTGTACAGTTGGGGCCGTTCTAAAGTCGTAAGTCTTCATCTATATATAGTATTCCCGATTCCGTCAAAATGAAACCAATTTAAGCAAtgttgtaggtactaggtaggccCTATACTgctatatataggttatattggtacctattggTTTAAGATTTCAGAATAggttatagaatatttttttttctttgaacgAGAAAGTATAAGCAGTGGCAAAAATAGGAGGGGGGGGCTTAGTCCCCTCAAAATCACTCAAATCACTCtcaaaaaattatgtagttGGATCCCCTTGAAAGATTATCAAAAACATTGGAGGACGTCAGGACGATACGCTATAgagattacatattttgtagaatTATGATAAGCGAGTTTAATAATAGTTTCCGCCTTCCAGTTTTAATCTGTTACTATTATTGTaagttatgatttttaataaacctGAGTTCatgttacaagttacaactttaCAAGTATGGGTACATGATTAACCATCTTCTTTTGTCCAACAGTTTACAGTGAAATTACAATTTGTCAATATAGTAAATACCCAATTTTTCAAGGTTCAAGGTTAAACCAAGAGAAATATTACTTTtaccattatttataaatttatgatgtTTTTAAACGGATAATCTAATCTGTGATCaatgatcataaaataattttttcccgatgttttaataattataaaggaaTACCTGTAAcgctataattaataatataattaataaaccgtATAGTATTAccgaatattatcaatattacctATCAGTGgtgcatttaatttttcattggcccatataattttttttacgagaTTATAAATGTGACCCACAGGCCACagctttgtgaaaaaaaaataccttaaaaatatatgtagaatgccaacaaattatttacacatgGACACGATGATTGTAAATTCGTATTGTGGTAAATAAGCAATTAGGTTAATTGCATAGCTGACCAGTTGCAGGTAGCTAAACCGTGATGACGATTTTCTTAGGAtggttgaataaaattaatactcgttgaaaattaaattgtttattgtaaaatattcttCAGAAAAATATACTGAGTCCAAAATGACAAAATCGTTATACTGTCTCTCGCGAAGGTGCTCGCATGCACGATGGTAAATCACGTCTGAATACAGGCCGTTTCAGGACTGGTTTTATAAgcttttgtataataatagtaaatattataaaaaagattaCATGAAATATTTGCATGCTTTTAAATGGCAGTGCATACATAAAAAGTGTACTGCGAAAATATATGTAGATCAAGCAgttaagaacattttaaaagatGAAAGTACACATAATGTCAACCATCACCAAGAAACTGAATcaagtataacaaaaaaatcattttctaaTGGACTCAAACGAAAATCGGAAAACGAATTGGAAAGGCCTTCAAAAGTCATAAATAGAGGCATTTTAACTAATCCAGAACTAACACAAACGTTTACAGGTAcagatatcaataatatttatcaatgtttATACCGTTCTCGTAGATCGTCATATCCGAAACtcccaacaaatattatagaagtaATCAACGTAAATGAGCGAGCGTCAAATTAAAACTGTCCAGGACGAAAACTTTATTCTTGTTGTCGATTcagtaaacaaaattatatgtttttcaaCAGAAACGAATTTAAAACTTCTATGTTCAGTAGACAAAATATTTGTGGATGGTACTTTTACCTACTgtccaaaatattttcttcagcTTTTTACTATACACATCTTCAAGAACGGACATTATATTCCACTCGTGTACTTCTTACTACCAGACAAATGTATAGACACATATGCACTATCGTTCGGATATGTGGTTGAAAAATGTtcggaaattaatttattattcattccaTCGAAAATAGTTTCCGATTTTGAAGAAGCTATACATATTGGTGCAAAAACAATATGGCCAGAAATACGGATGGTTGGTTGCAGATTTCATTTAACACAACATTGGTGGAAACACATTCAAAGTCTTGGTGaacatataaattcaaatacacatacaatactattattgtcgtattatgtattattaatattaattaatttattatttttattttttaggcttATCAAAAGAATATAAAGACGCATCAAGTGAAATAGGTAATTTGCTAAAATGGGTATTTTGCTTACCATTACTAAATCCAGAAGAAGTAAGCGATTGCTTTAAGACAGATTTGATGTCAGTTTCTCCAGATGATGACAGGATAATTAAGTTCTGcgattatttattgaatattatattgatgaaggTGCAAAATTCAATCCACGTATTTGGGCATCGAGAGAAATAACATCAGAACGTACTACAAATAGCTGTGAGTCTTTCcactcaaaattaaattcacaATTCACAAAAGCTCAACCCAACATTTTCACATACAcccatgttttaaataaaaaaatacaaactgatacttacatacatataaaCGGAATAAACATCGagaaaaatagcaaaaatagtgcttttaacaaaaaaaaaaaacaaagtattaaaaatttatcaaatgatTTGAACGATAATAAAATTTCTAGGTTCACTTATTTAAAGCATGTGtccaaatattatcaaaagtagtttgatttatacctatatttttattttatacttatatatattattataattttattcaatttacattatacattttaaaatatcatatacataatattaattagaaaaaaatgatttacatttatacatttttattttatactgatatactattattatcattttattcaatttagacATGTGACCAAAAAttatgatcaaaaatatttacatttataaattgtatacaatttagggCCAAATAACATTCATAAACAAGACTTtggtttaagaaaataaaaattaatacttaaattaaggtTGGTCGAGAGTTCGAGACCTACCTTAAGTTATTAtcacaaatttgtatttattaaattatcaaatattaaatgtagattTTATAAACAGTAGCGGGCGGAATCAATATAAACCTTTTTCCTAAGCAGGTAGTTTCGGCGGAATCAATAATTCCCCATTatatgaacttaaaatttatattgtttggtagccggtaggtacctacaccttgcataattaggtatatcgtatGTACACAGTGGTGGTCTACAATAACTCGACTATGAAACAAATTGGCCTAGAAAAACTATTTGACCGAGACTCAAATTCGTTTTGTCtgaatatatttagtaattttttttatggtatcaatacatgcttattagttattatgaaattgtatagaacataatattggtctcaaattagtattttctaaacaataatctaaatttatgaaatagttttttttttttaatctaataaatcacttttatttttaacaatgtaaataatatcttcaacgtcaatattattttctaaagccACAAAGCAGGATTAACCTAcctccaattattattatttattataataaattacagccCACTGCCCACTAGGTACTTGCAGCCGCGCAACACAGGGAAAAGTCCTGATATCCCATCGGCATAGACCGCCACcactgtatacctactatatacaataatacacgtcatattattatttattatatatttatattatataagttgctAGATGAAAACCGGGAAAAACGCTCTGTTGTATCGCTAGTATGTCTGTATAGTACCTGGTCGAGTGTATCTGTCATTGAGTAGGTTACTGTATTATAttggatttattaaatttacaattttagtaaataagtcttgacaatattttgtatacgacAAATTGTGTCACTGTATTGGTGGCCGCGATCTTGTAACCGGAACGTCCCCATGCCCTATTCGTAAATCGATGTGTTCACTGTTACACACTCGGTTTCACGGCTCTTGTACAGTAATTGTACGTATTTGATCAATAACAATCGACCATTATCTACCACTCAATCGaactcaatttaaatttttcttgccgaaattaaaaaaatataatccaaaataggtacataatatccacattaattaatttttatgcgcGGAACGCCGCAGTGGTGACTTGGACGTGCGTGTACGGGAGAGATCcgcttatattgttttatatacatgTTACGGTAAATGATGTTAAATGGAAATTAACGTTATTCGCCGGTTATTAACGTTCTTTACCAAATGCACAGATAATTATCGTTGTAAACCGGATAATCACGTTAATGACTAAATACAAAGGTAATTGTTGTTATAGATCAGATATATGTACGCGATGAATCTCAAAtactacaatttgaaaaatgatgatttttaaaaatagaaaaaatgcaatattattttgtatttatttttacaagctgTTGTACTCCCATGACATTtactattgcataatatttcagCCCCATGGCAGGCACAACGCT
This genomic window from Metopolophium dirhodum isolate CAU chromosome 1, ASM1992520v1, whole genome shotgun sequence contains:
- the LOC132939052 gene encoding SCAN domain-containing protein 3-like translates to MIFLNLCDHCQKKGSTIKKGLVVKPILSSELNSRCQMDLIDMQAQPDGDYKFIMVYQDHLTKFVILRPLTHKRAEEVAYVLIDIFTTFGAPAISQSDNGREFANKVIIELCSMWEELKIVHGKPRHSQSQGSVEKANQDIQNILATWLADNNSRKWSEGLKFVQFMKNRSFHHEEDLEKALSCGINIENINEKHEKSDGSDKDSAKQLFSDEDENDQIKLRIESISSNQSNAAENLTVQANKMKNLSEERFFPGKEGENVKIKIPDVDRARCDLWCILGVILSVKDNLYEIGTNEGRLHQLYSRNQFTICKEVFIQADDVPPVQISLREVARKSSNLGGQGYDRCTCNTLCKTNRCKCKRSGRLCNSKCPNSGVCGNK